The Rutidosis leptorrhynchoides isolate AG116_Rl617_1_P2 unplaced genomic scaffold, CSIRO_AGI_Rlap_v1 contig389, whole genome shotgun sequence genomic sequence ACAATTCAAAGCACGCAAGACAGGTCTCAGACGAGTATCAAAGTTCGATACAACGGCTATTTTCACACCTGCTTTTCTAAGAGCCTGAAATACCTTCTCGGCTTCAGGATCACAAAGGTGCCAAGCCTTCAAAACAAAAGTTTGGTTAAGATCTTATTTTATCCCACAAACATAAGTCACTATAAAAGGTGAAAGTTTAAAGACTAATGAATCTTACCTTATTGGTGGTATAGTAGTTATATAGTTCTTCAAAATACTGAGAATCTGAGCAGCCCGTGGACGAACTGACAATATATTGCCAAAAGGGTTTCCCATCATTGACATATCTATGACAAAGACAATATTCACATTACTGGAGAACCAATGAAGGAATACACCAAAAATTCCGAGAATCACACAAGAGAATACAGATTTCCAGTCAGATTTCACTTGTGAATATGCAGATTTTTTACCAGGTCATAATACAATACTGTAGAAGACAGCAATCAACAAACCACCAAATCTTTATCCAACCAAAAAAGGAAAAAGATGACAATCATTTATCTCACTAAACAAGTGGACATTATATACACATGAAAAGGTGGTCCTTTCTTTAACTTTACTTTTCTTCTCTCCACTAAAGCTGGGGAATTTTGAAATCAACAAAATTGTTCTCATGGAAACTATGCAACAAATGATTATACAAAAGAAAAAGGAAACCAAAGGAATGAAAACAGAAAAGTTTTATACCTGAGACGAGATCTACCCCATGGTTGCTGATATGCCCACCTGTATCTGTTCAAAATCTCTGATTCTGTATATGCCACTCCGTATTTCTCCCCTATCTCTCTATATATCTGCACAAATACCCCAAAACAATACGCATAAGCATCAAATCGAGTCATATGAATTAAGAACAACACAAAAAGTAACAAATACAGTAAATTCATAACCCAAATGAATAAAATTGGTTGAAATTGGAGGGAAAATGAATATACTGTAAACCAATATACTTCAAATGCCATAAAAATTAGTAAAACACATGTTCATAACAAGCAAACAAACAAAAACACTGAGAAGAGAAGGAAGACCTGAGGCCATGGGTTGAGAAGGAATAACAAGGGTTCCAACAGCATCAACAAGCAAAGCCTTATGAGTGATTTCTCCATATAGAGATTTTCTGTAATCTAGATAATCCTTGGCTCCCCATATCTCCAACGGAGATTCCTTGCTCACCGCTGCCGTGGCCACGGCGGAAGACGAAAACGGGTCGACCCGGATCCGAGAAACGATGTTGGATACTggagtgaatgatgatgatgacggggaagaagaagaagataagagGAGTCTGGAGATTTTGCTTCTCAAGGCcattgatgatgaaaatgatgcaTGCACATTCCCAGATACTTCTTCTCCTTTGCTTTGGCAGGATTACAATTCGTTTCTGGTTTTTATTTTTCTTGGAACTTGAGTTTCACTGATTGTTGGTTCAGTCTGGTTTTTAAATAGGCACTGGAAAAATTGGAATTTCTTCGTTATGACAGTTTCACCCATCATCTTTACTTTAAGTCTTTATTAGCCCTTAAACTAATAAAAAAGCATTTATTAACCCTTGTATTCTTTTATTTGTAATGAAAATGTCCCCGACATTTGAGTCATTTTCATCGAGATGGATGTTTTTTAATGTGGAGATTATATTCTTCTTCTCTATTTAATTATTTTTGCCTACTTTCTTTCTCGTAGTGGTGGTTCAACATCACGGAATGATGCTTCATGCATTAGTGTAAAAGTAAAAAAGAAATTAAAATTTACTAATTTTATATTGAACTAGAACAGGAAGTTGATGGATCGAAATTGGTAGTTCACGATTCATAAATAGGTCCAATATACATGTGTTATTAAATTGTTTGAATAATAGTCGAGAAGACTTTATGAGCATTGAACATTTTTACAAGAAGACGTAAAAATATTCTAGAAAAAAAATTGATTCACGTGTGACATCAGCTACATTATTTTCACATTCTAAAGTCAATAATTCAATTCTTCAATGTCATTTTTTATTCTATTGAATATTTGAATCGATATAAATGGTTTATATCGTTGTGATAAAAAGATATCTTGTAGGTGCAAGTATAATTGATTTTCGTTAAGGagtcaaatatgaaattaaatagtTTAAGGAGCTATTGCTCGTATGTAAGAGTCGTTAAGGTGTGTATATTGCAAGCAATGGCTAAAAGACAAAGGAACGAAATAATGAGTGCAGATGTGGCATACGACGAAGGCTATTGTAATCCACCACGTCAGCAAAAAAACCATCGTCCGTATCCGGCCCATTACCGTGTAACGCAGCTATGGGACCCACTCGATTTCTTCCACTGGGGCCCAGACTAAAAATAAATCATACTCTGAGCCACTACTTTTGTTTGctaattttttgtttttttattactactactactttaTTATATTTTCGAAAATTTTGACTTTAGTAGCTACTCTTTATTGGagcaataataataagataaaaatgttaatgCAAGAAACAAAAGGTCCGCCTGCACTAGTTGCCACGAACTTCTAAATAAAATTAGATATTTGCCGAAAAAATAAATCAGTGATTGTTTTTGATAGTGAAGTAAATAAATCAGATAAGAGACAAAATTAAAAACAAGTGAAAAAATCTAATATAAAGGCGAATTCATCATACTATATTAGTCTCTCTAGAGATGGATCTATGGTGAGTAGAAGTTGGGAGAGCAGCAGGAGCTATGATTTAAAAGGTTATCAATATTATTGTCgtaatataaattaaaaaaaagtttatttattataataaagaaagatatatacttataataattttaatacttttttataatgagtaattaaaaaaaattaaaataacaaaatatgaataattaaaataaattttttaaaattaaattattttttATCTAAAAAAATCGTAATGCgatataaattaaatatttatagaaaatatataatttatttattaaaaatattatatatgatATTTTGATCTTATACtatatattttgatatattataTTCGATAAGTTTAACAATGAAATTGTGATTTATTGGTATTTCTATAGTACATTAATTTACATATAATATGGCTTAAATTGACGGCTAGATTTCTCATCCGTCCGTCTATACTAATGCAAGATACCTCATCCGTACGTCCGTCTATACTCTATACTAATGCAAGATACGAGTGTTCATGCATACTGTGTAGGCTAATTTTTTTTGAAGATTGTATATATGctaatattgaaaaaaaaaaatatcgggTCCTTTTGATTATCGAAAAAAAAATATTGGGTCCTTTTTAAAAATCGAAAGTCGTTATTTTGAAAACGAAATTAGGGTACTCatagattttattttattttttagtaaGACTTTAGCTATTTCGTTTCTAGAAAACGAAAGTCTTttgcattaaaaaaaaaaaccgaagTCTTATGCAATTTGCTTGGTTGAATAAAGTCTTATTTTAATTAAGGGTGTAGTCGAGTCATCTTCCAATAATTACAATCATTTTGGTTTTTTAATTCATCTTTTCAAACTCAATGCAACGTAAATACAGACAAGAAGAACCTAACAGCCCATTGATATTTTTTTTTCAGTTTCCATTGATTttgtgaaataaatatatataatactagaaTTAAAATAGAGAATTTACCATGCAATAACACAACTGATCGAACGTGGCATCATTGGGACTGATCAACTTGAATTTAATTAAGGTAAGGTATAAATAAATGCTATACATGTGGAGTACATTCTGCaaccttataaaaaaaataaaaaataaaaaaatcgtaGGTTTTTTATTTATAGGAATCTATATAAGTTTATGTCTGAGGATGGCCATCGACTGCGAAGATATTTTTGTAAGAGAGAATtgtactatatatacatatttattggcTCCTGAAAGTGGgtgcattattactattattattatcatcatcattattattcagTGGGTGGACATAACCTAATCTTAAATTACTAGTAtgtactttcaaaaaaaaaaatactagtatGTCACGTGACTAATGACTTCATTAATAGCTTCTTAATTACATGCAGATAGATATCATCAACGAACGTGTGTATACCAACGCTCGACGATCAATATCGCTCGCGAATAGTCACTGGTAATTCTTATTCTTAGTCGACTATAAACATATTTTTAAAGAATGAAAAGAAATCACCGAAAATTTAAATTACCTAATTAAAGTAAGTTCGTGAGTGACATTAGAATGAGCACATTTAATCGGTATTTAAGATCTTATTTATAATCGCgagattttttaattttaaatttattttaattataaattttattgtcGAATCAATATTCGACACATgatgttttattaattaataataatttaaaatatatattttaaaattttgaatttaattaagttttaagttataatttttagtcaatggtgttattttttttcttattctaattaggaaatcaaaacacaataaaaCGTAATGATTTctaataaaattctaccaattacTTTTTTTAATGTAAAAATTTTATTCCTAATAAATTTCCtatctattatttaaaaacatattccTAACAAAATTATACTACACTATATTTTCTCtaattcttttatttaatatttttcttaattaaaataaattatatctATTTTGCCTATTCCTAATTAAAATGGAATGGGCATCTTAATTAAAAaattattcctaataaaattaaaatatatatattattatttcaaattttttaataaaatattattcataataaaaatTCATTATGTTCTTTTGTTCTATTCCTAACTAAAACCGGCACATCTTATTTTTTAAACAATAAAAACAATTAAATTAATTAGatgtaattataaattttattatgaaatcaaATTTCGATATGTGATTTTTACTTTttgttatgtttattatttttgaaagcaaaataaattttttaattctaataagattgtagattttaaaataaaatcaaaataattaaaattgatataaaattaaaatattttttttaatatgatATTTGACATATATTGAATAATATttagtactaataattattatctaatttttttatgatatatttaaattattaatttttaaaggtAAACATTTTTTTTCCAACTGATAGATGTATTGGcttatttttttaaataataacaAAGAGAGATCACTGTACTTAAAGATTATAATTAACCTAAGTAGATTTTCGAATTTCAGCTAGATATCTTGCTGGTAAATAGATTAACATTTCCCATGAACGTCATAGTTTGACAATTCCCATATGATCACTTAATTATGTAGATTGAAGCAATATTTAATGCAACATCATAATTGAGGACTTCATTCATTTATTTAGAAAATGACATACAGTATATAATTGCGTAAGTATAGTACTAATTTGCTGACTTTCACACGTAACACGTTCACTCCAATCAGTTACATTACATGATGATCATCCAAAGGGAAGGAATGTCACATATGCTTGTTATTGGCAGATCATACACGCAACCGTCAATGGTAAGGAATTAACCAATGAtcatcaaaaagaaagaaaaaaaatttaaccaATCACATATTATATATACTATCTCCGTCTCAAAATAGATGCAATTTTTcaatacaatttttatttattttgggaCGGAGAGTATATATGATCAGTATAATTATTTTATAAGCTAATATTAATACTTAGATAAGAAATGGTGAGTTGACAACATTGAGGGGGCACAGTACTTTTATGAACAGTAATTGGATGTTGTGGACATGAAAGAGTCGGACCGGATTTCACGATGCCGCTCCGACTAATCACCGTAATTAGCAAGCCAAACCGGCATCAGGGTTGCCGGTTTGAAGCAAGACCGGCATTGGGGTTGCCGGTTTGAAGCAAGACCGGCATTAAGGCTGCCGGTCATGcgtgaaaattaaaaaaaaaaaaaaaaaaaaaactttggaccgGCAATAAGACTGCCGGTCTAGTTCAACAAGCCTACAACTCGGAATAAACCTTCAACAAGTCTACAACTCGGAATGAGTTCAACAAGCCTGCAACTTTGAATCCTACAACTTGGAACAGCTCAGAATATATGTTCAATGACACTACAACTCGGATTTTTTTTATATTCTGAGCTGTTCCAAGTTGCAGGGTTCCAAGTTGCAGGCTTGTTGAATGCATTCCGAGTTGTAGGCTTGTTGAACTGGACCGGCAGCCTTATTGCcggtccaaagtttttttttttttttttttttttttttttttttttttaacgcatGACCGGCAGCTTTAATGCCGGTCTTGCTTCAAACCGGCAACCCCAATGCCGGTTTTGTGTCCTTCGACCGGCCACGTCAATGCCGGTTTGGATTAgtgattaattaacaaattaatcagtCCGACCGGCAACCCGAAAACCGGTCGGACTACTTTTGTCCACCTTCTCAGCTTTCGTTTCAATATGTCCACAtgtattttttaaaaattatttttgCAATTTTCTGAACATTGAGGATTTGAGGCGCTATACACTATATATGTGGGAAAGAAATTTTTGGAATTCGTCAACTTTTATTTTATCATCGAGCCTCTCTCTTTTGTTATTTCTACATCTCATGACCTGATAATTCTTATTGTACATCATATTCATAATAAGacacatatataatataaataaaattatgcaattattatatatttaaaattcgATCTAAGTTCAAGTATATTTGAAAAACATGGTTAATATTGTATTCGGAATTTGTTCAATATTTTCTTAAAGTAACCGATTTAGCGGGCTTTAAAGCCGAGAAAAGCCGTATACATGCTACTCGTACTCATCATGTAAATCCATTGATTGACGATGTTTCTAGACTTAAACGAACGATATCGATATAATAATCTTTTACGACCCTGAAATTCATCGGTCCGGAAATTTTTGAGGTTGAAATTAAAAGGAAATGCTAAACCACAAATTTTACAAAGACGAAATGAAAGGCTGAGACAGAGAGAGTAATATGTCACTCAGTGAATGGCATATATGGGCCACGGCGCATCAAAAGGTAAGGGCCCAGGTTTTGACGTCTTGCGGGGGCCCATTAAGATGAGTTGGTGAAGTTGGGCCCTACTTATAACTTAAcattttcttcttttttttattgGCATTTTGTGCTTTGAAGATACCTATACTTTTTTTTCTAATGCTTTTTTCTTCATTTTTGATGTAATGTTTCCAATGAGGATATCTATATTGATACGCCACCCGTTTCAACTATCACACTCCATCCGTTTCACAATAGTTGATGTTTTGATTAAAATGACATGAAATAATTAATCATGTATCATGaatatatttttatcaaataaaataTTTTTTAAGCTATACATGATGCTTGTTTAAATTAAGAAAACTTAAAATATATTATCTCCGTCCCAAAATAGATACAAATTTTTCAATACAAATACGGAaagagtattttttttataaaaatacttttattatacATGATTAATTACATAATGTTCAGGGACGGACCCACATACAAACTGGGGAACCACGGTCCCATCCAACTTTTTgaaaaaaattaaattataaaaaagaaatatatataaattgttcatcGAAAAGGAATTGAAGTGACATAGTAACCTAGTGGTATATATCTGATGGTCCTGTATTCAATGTTCTCTAGGTTCGAATGCTAGAGGCGATTTTTTTCTCTTCTCTcctttattttaaaaattatataatatGCATATATATTCCTTATAAATATGGCTACTAAAATCGTTAGTCCTCAAATATAATTTTTTTCCAAAGACATCCACCAAAGTTTTTGGTCATCAATTTTTTTTAAGACATCATCAAATATGAATTAAACTAATATATATACCATATACAAATATGATTACTAACGTTTAAATAAATAAtcgtcaaatataaattggatcaATGTAAATAGTTTATTTCTATTAGTATTTAGTATGATTGTATTAGACATATTTTACAATTTTTTTAATAGTAAATTTAGTTTAATGAATTAAATTTCAGTTAAACAGTAAAATTGATTGTTACTTGTGATTAATTTTTTTATGAATCacgatttaatttaattataaattttcGCAGTGCGATTTGAATTTTCCACAATTCTCACTATATTAATATCTTGGATACACTATTGCTTATGGAAAAAAATATATCATGATTAAATATCATTAACAAAATTCGATACAGATAGTGCGTAAACTCTCATTGATCTCACTCAAATTTAATCATACATCCAAAAAATTTATGACTACTTTCGGTCTTACCCGACATCCAATTTTAAATCCGTCCCTGATAATATAATTTTAACTAAAATATGAATTATTGTGAAAAGGTGGTGGTACTAAATTTGTATCGCGGAATAAACTCTAAGCACAATGGCACTAGCAATCGACGCTCACTCTCGCTAGCATAAGCCCGTTTGAAGGTAATATAAGGCAAGCCCAAATCCATTTATAGATTCGGAGGATTACAACCTTATCAAGCAACAAGAGAGATGTAGTAACATTCTTAAAATCGTATTTGTATCTTGTACATTCTTCTCAACACAACAACAATTACATACTTTTTTCGTCCCAAATTAGATGTTAATTTATGAAATTTTATACAAATTAAAACAACATGATTATAAATTTATTTTTCAACATAATTATGATTATATAGACTTAAAACTCTCATAAAAAACATGTAGGTGAAGATGGTGAAATTAGTAAGAGAATGCATAGGAGaacatgagggtgaaaatggtgaaaTTGATGAGAATATAATGgattaacataattaatgttctttaAATTTGTCAAAATTTACATCTAATTTGAGACATAATTTGAGACGAAGGAAGTATATAGTAATAATTAAACATGTCCATATATTCTCATCATCATACACAATGTTTAAGCCAATTGATCATCTCGTACCTTATATCTAATTGCAACTGGCACATTCACTGATCCAACCCAAACATATCCATCTTTTTCCATTATTTCACTTAAAGCTCCCGATTTTTCATCGAAAAATTCTTCCAGCACCTCACCATTTTCATCCAGCCGAACTCCCGTTCCAGGAATTATCTTTAATTTAAGCTTGCTCATAAGCAAGTATATTTTCATTGGATCGATAGGCAAACTACTCAAGAACTTGCCGATTGCCGGTCTTTCCTGTATGAATTTCATAAATTTATCGTTCTTCGAATAAATGGCAACCCAATATCCTCCTCTAGGACTCTTGTGGATGTTGTCGGGGGCTCCGGGGAGTCGAGCAAAGACTTCGATCGTTCCTACTTTTTCCGTTTTAATCCAATACTTTATAACTCTTTTCTTGAGCATTTCTACTACGAAAATGTAGTTACCATCATCGCTCATCAACACTCCATTAGGAAATGCAAGATTGTTAACAAGCACGGTGACTTGCTTCGTTGTCGGGTCATATTTCATCAATCTTCCCGAAGCGTCTCCGGTAAGTAACGTCTGGATATAGTTCCGTCTATCGAATTTAGAGCTACTGTGTGTGAAATAGAGGATTCCAGTCTCAGGATCGATGTCCAGTCCGTTTGTAAACTTGAAAGGAATTCCTTCAGCTTGGTTGGCAATTACGGTGGCGACCCCACCTTTGGGACCCACTTTGAGTAGGCCATAGTAGGCATCACAGATATATAGATCACCGCTCGATTGATTGAATCGTACGCCTAATGGACGGCCACAGATGTGCTCCATGCTTGGATCTCCACATCCCTCTCTGATCGTAATACGTTAACAGTCAAAGTAAACTCAAGTGAAATATTCATATACTCATTCCATCCCAAATTTGATggcattaatatatttttttatcttacaaaaatatgttaatttgataagtttaaattaaatttttttttcctatttAATCCACTATTCTAAATACTCCTTTTTTTCTTAATTAATTGTCACATCTCACATATAAAATATATAGGAAATGTGACACTTAATTAGGGACGGAAGCATCATCATAAATTTTTTAATTCATTTGACAATtaaattctataaataaatataccACATTCATGATCTagaatatacgtaaaatatatttgAGTATTTTTTGGACAAGATAACGAACAAGTCCCACACGTAAATATTTGGCCAATTCTCTAATTAGATATTAAATTCTTTAAATGCTAGCTAGATGTCCCAGACGTAAATATTTGGCCAATTCTCTAATTAGATATTAAATTCTTTAAATGCTAGCTAGATGTATTGATTATTTTCATAATCTCTAAAAAACGTATCATGTTATTATAGATGATGAAATATGTCGGATTATTTATTACTATCCGTCTCGAAATACATTATGTTTTGATTTTTTTatcataaaaatcaaaacataaTATAATTTAAGAAGGATGAAGCGAAGAAGCGTAAGTAGTGAGTAAGAGCTAGAGGGTTTGAAAATGATATGTCAACTAATCGAGCAAGTTGTACATACTATATACTATCTTgaaatgatatcaataatgaaccaaatatcgttttCGAGGAAACAAACAAGTACCTGTGTGGAGAAGAGAAGGCGAAATCGATCCACCGGCGTTCGGCTTCGACCCACTTCACGATCCAACCATCGGAGACGCCAGCATAAGGGCCACCGCCGTTGGGATCATAAGCGTAGCTTTCAGGTCCTTTCGCATTCTCAACCTCCGGCAAAGGTTCCGGTTGCCATTGACCAGTTATAAGCTCATCATGACTTTGCTGTGAAGTACACATGCGGCCGACCACGGCGGCCACCACCACAGAAAATATCACCGACAAGGCTATCTTCAAAGGAACATACATCGTTGCAAAAAATTTAGGAAAGTGATGAGTATTGCAAATCGTACAAGATAGGagtccatatatattattttttccaCAAAAGCGTGCGTTTAAATATATAGCATGTGTATGCATtttcatttaaataataatatattttattcgtTTTTCTTCCATTAGAGTACTCTGGCAGCCTAGAACTAAATTAAGTTGAACAATTGACTTGATCTAGTTCAAAAAATGAGTGAAAAGATTTGTTTTATATACACGATATACATAACATGATAtggctatatataatatatatgttacattttttttttattatttttttttttctagaAGGACTCCTTCTTGACCACGCAAAGAAAAATTTATGATGCACAAAAAAATAGTTTCACTTTTGCCttttcatttattatttattttaaatatttttttagaagagaagaaattttaattttataaagatcttaatttaaTTATACATACTCCATAACATATACTGTGTATTCGAGATCTGTAGTGATGTTGTTGTTGGCCACTATAGCTATTTCGATCGACCAATACTTTGGTTGGGTTAATTTTTGGGTTCAAATTGCTCGCCTTAGTACACGCATACAAAATATTTCCATgtgatacttttttttttttttgcacacGCCATAATTATTATAGACCCATAAAATTGGGATCTAGATTAATTAAATTCATAGAATAATCTCCATTTGTTAACTTgtactatatataaaaaaaagtattgCATGTATATGAAGAAAAATTATACGATCCACCATGAGGCCATTCATCTATGTATCGGTTCTTATTTGAAATTGACATTTTTGTAGTCTTAATTTTAATTTTTCCTATGGAGTAAAATGTTCGACAGATGTGTATATAAATGACTGTATAAAATAAGTTTCCATCTGGCTTAtatttaaattaaaatgttaagtgtgtGTTACATGCTTTATATATTAAGAATAAGTGAATCCATTTTAACTTCTGAAGTATCAACAAAATTAGTGGTCAAACTTGATGTGCTTCATGCCTTCATATGCTCATTTTAATTTTATAATACCTTTTTTTTGTgctttattatatattatcattaacattcgAATCATtatgattttgttttttttttaaaataaaaatcttCCTTAAATATCTTGAATAATGATATACGCATTAAGTTCATGACTTGGTCTTAAACATATAGTACATCATCGAGATAGTTGATACTTATAAATTTTGaccatattttaatttaattacaaaATTGAACTTCAAAAATTAATACACTACTTCAATCAATAGAGAGGATATATTATCCAAACGTGACTATTCTTTCGTTCGTTCTACCGTTGTATATGAAATCTTCTTCCATCGTTTTCCATTAGAATAAGACATGAGTGGCACATATCAAGAGACGAGAGTTGCTCGGTGTGTCATTCCGGGTCGCTATAGTCACTTGATAAGTCATGGATCGCCAGGTCTCCCTTCGAAGAGGCTCAGAGCCCGACCTAGGAGAATATGAAGAAAGAAACTCTGTCGAGACTTGTAAAACCGTCATGTTTGAAGATAAATAGGTTATTTTaagtata encodes the following:
- the LOC139883367 gene encoding protein STRICTOSIDINE SYNTHASE-LIKE 2-like: MYVPLKIALSVIFSVVVAAVVGRMCTSQQSHDELITGQWQPEPLPEVENAKGPESYAYDPNGGGPYAGVSDGWIVKWVEAERRWIDFAFSSPHREGCGDPSMEHICGRPLGVRFNQSSGDLYICDAYYGLLKVGPKGGVATVIANQAEGIPFKFTNGLDIDPETGILYFTHSSSKFDRRNYIQTLLTGDASGRLMKYDPTTKQVTVLVNNLAFPNGVLMSDDGNYIFVVEMLKKRVIKYWIKTEKVGTIEVFARLPGAPDNIHKSPRGGYWVAIYSKNDKFMKFIQERPAIGKFLSSLPIDPMKIYLLMSKLKLKIIPGTGVRLDENGEVLEEFFDEKSGALSEIMEKDGYVWVGSVNVPVAIRYKVRDDQLA